Proteins encoded by one window of Roseibium sp. Sym1:
- a CDS encoding amidohydrolase family protein, with protein MSFDLLIKNANLPDGRHGLDIACKDGRIAAVEAGIDAEAGQVIDAGGKLVSPPFVDSHFHMDATLSLGLPRMNRSGTLLEGIALWGELKEILTVEAVVERALRYCDLAASQGLLAIRSHVDVCDDRLTGVKGLLEVRDRVKDYIDLQLVAFPQDGLYRSPNAEKNLLTALDMGVDIVGGIPHFERTMQDGARSVARLCEIAAERGLMVDMHCDETDDPMSRHIETLAFETQRLGLQGRVAGSHLTSMHSMDNYYVSKLLPLIAEAEIHAIANPLINITLQGRHDSYPKRRGQTRVPELRSHGVNVAFGHDCVMDPWYSMGSGDMLEVASMGLHVAQMTSREAIRYCFDCVTAHPARAMGLEGYGLEKGCKADFVLLQAENPIEAIRLKATRLAVVKGGSVIATTPAREAKLSLPGRPGTVDPAAYAPHEG; from the coding sequence ATGAGCTTCGACCTTCTGATCAAGAACGCCAATCTGCCCGACGGCCGGCACGGCCTCGACATCGCCTGCAAGGACGGCCGGATCGCGGCGGTCGAAGCCGGGATCGATGCGGAGGCCGGCCAGGTGATCGACGCCGGTGGCAAGCTCGTCTCGCCGCCCTTCGTCGACAGCCATTTCCACATGGATGCCACGCTGTCCCTTGGCCTGCCGCGCATGAACCGCAGCGGCACGCTCCTGGAAGGCATTGCGCTCTGGGGAGAATTGAAGGAGATCCTGACCGTCGAGGCGGTTGTCGAACGGGCGCTCAGATACTGCGACCTCGCGGCCTCGCAAGGGCTGCTGGCGATCCGCTCCCATGTCGATGTCTGCGACGACCGCCTGACCGGGGTCAAGGGCCTGCTGGAGGTGCGCGACAGGGTGAAGGACTATATCGACCTGCAACTCGTCGCCTTTCCGCAGGACGGTCTCTACCGCTCCCCCAATGCGGAGAAGAACCTTCTGACCGCCCTCGACATGGGCGTCGACATTGTCGGCGGCATCCCGCATTTCGAGCGCACCATGCAGGATGGCGCAAGGTCCGTCGCACGGCTGTGCGAAATCGCCGCCGAGCGCGGCTTGATGGTCGACATGCATTGCGACGAGACCGACGACCCGATGTCCCGCCATATCGAGACCCTGGCCTTCGAGACCCAGCGGCTCGGGCTTCAGGGCCGGGTCGCCGGTTCGCACCTGACCTCCATGCACTCCATGGACAATTACTACGTCTCAAAGCTGCTGCCGCTGATCGCGGAAGCGGAAATTCACGCGATCGCCAACCCCTTGATCAACATCACGCTGCAGGGCCGTCATGACAGCTATCCGAAACGGCGCGGCCAGACCCGCGTGCCGGAACTGCGGTCCCACGGCGTCAACGTGGCCTTCGGCCATGATTGCGTGATGGATCCCTGGTACTCCATGGGCTCCGGCGACATGCTCGAGGTGGCTTCTATGGGGCTGCATGTGGCCCAGATGACCAGCCGCGAGGCGATCCGCTACTGCTTCGACTGTGTGACCGCACATCCGGCCAGGGCCATGGGGCTCGAGGGCTATGGACTGGAAAAGGGCTGCAAGGCGGACTTCGTTCTCTTGCAGGCCGAAAACCCGATCGAGGCGATCCGCCTGAAGGCAACACGCCTGGCGGTCGTCAAGGGCGGCAGCGTCATTGCCACAACACCGGCGCGGGAAGCGAAGCTCTCCCTGCCCGGGCGGCCCGGGACGGTCGATCCGGCGGCCTATGCCCCGCATGAAGGATGA
- a CDS encoding ABC transporter permease, giving the protein MTEILDILVSANFWAAALRIATPLIFGVIGALVCERAGVLNLGIEGIFTAGAMAGWMAVWLGAGLWGGVLVAAMAGAFFGLIHAVLTVPLGLSQHVSGIGVTLFATSLSYFIYRTALPDVSSPPRIEAFQPLDIPVLSDLPFIGPALFQQTALTFLALALVIATAYVLYRTPLGLAIQAVGDNPAAVESQGLSVYAIRMGTVVAGSAIMALGGAFLTMSAFDAFFFGMVNGRGWICIALTVFASWRPGKALIGALLFGAFDAFQVRLQTEVGSFIPGQVFLMMPYLLSIAALIVVARKADYPRALLVPYFRGQR; this is encoded by the coding sequence ATGACCGAGATCCTCGACATCCTCGTCTCGGCGAATTTCTGGGCGGCCGCGCTCAGGATCGCCACTCCACTGATCTTCGGCGTCATCGGCGCCCTCGTCTGCGAACGCGCCGGGGTTCTGAACCTCGGCATCGAGGGCATCTTCACCGCTGGCGCCATGGCGGGCTGGATGGCCGTCTGGCTCGGCGCGGGTCTCTGGGGCGGCGTTCTGGTCGCGGCCATGGCGGGCGCCTTTTTCGGGCTGATCCACGCGGTCCTGACCGTGCCGCTCGGCCTCTCCCAGCACGTGTCGGGCATCGGCGTGACCCTCTTTGCCACGTCGCTCAGTTATTTCATCTACCGGACCGCCCTGCCGGACGTTTCCTCGCCGCCGCGCATCGAGGCGTTCCAGCCGCTGGACATCCCGGTCCTCAGCGACCTGCCGTTCATCGGCCCGGCCCTGTTCCAGCAAACGGCGCTGACATTCCTGGCCCTGGCCCTGGTGATCGCAACCGCCTACGTGCTCTACCGCACACCGCTCGGCCTGGCGATCCAGGCGGTCGGCGACAATCCGGCGGCCGTCGAATCCCAGGGCCTGTCCGTCTATGCCATCCGCATGGGCACGGTTGTCGCGGGATCGGCGATCATGGCGCTTGGCGGCGCCTTCCTGACCATGTCCGCGTTTGACGCCTTCTTCTTCGGCATGGTCAACGGCCGCGGCTGGATCTGCATCGCGCTGACCGTGTTCGCCTCCTGGCGGCCCGGCAAGGCCCTGATCGGCGCGCTCCTGTTCGGCGCCTTCGACGCCTTCCAGGTCCGTCTGCAGACCGAGGTCGGCAGTTTCATCCCGGGCCAGGTGTTCCTGATGATGCCCTATCTTCTGTCCATCGCCGCGCTCATTGTGGTGGCCCGCAAGGCCGACTATCCGCGCGCGCTTCTGGTACCCTATTTCCGCGGCCAACGCTGA